A part of Liolophura sinensis isolate JHLJ2023 chromosome 1, CUHK_Ljap_v2, whole genome shotgun sequence genomic DNA contains:
- the LOC135461291 gene encoding BRCA1-associated ATM activator 1-like, whose translation MEKAYLDKLEKVLSHLSHQKSLRLDDTCLQKLLDNIRNLRKNTPETKSNDGCLSDMDIFQRFLDDVDVTQEGVDESVKVFAVRLFGIIGEDEEAFKHFLSSGLVTRFYGGLSSKLMCQDLSVLSAVFVCLRGLLSHKLGLTWFLQTASDFCHIAFDVLKSGKSLFVISSAQEFITELWGRAKNLALSEETVSESNTVLKQIHQELWTMIEAPVKDSIMIASLGDESSVSPDQGCLSALEVLKQIYERTEDGFHLEREKFDVLMKCLLHKPSSAMVIVDIVQQWYSNTEGPVADDLEKTIISIVHRLLDEKRVDTALTMAQTFCFRFSPGNREWLQELSLLPIQGVMCTQLSNFPHGQVVLSHMQGRRSFTQALSAAITCAAQVDDKAMSAVICDIVKILHNTLNRCLSSHALVVKQLQQNTVLQRIALETIKHFIDRRRASGIFDLNLVTQISKCLLEVTEDSQTPVQILMVLFRTWTSLLNLYCGHEPDVKAPADTKGHNFASHTKGDNSDGSSCANSGCDSTNVTMDSVLDSLSFCVEKKMCDLQWEIRDTAVEFLTGLMNSEGGCGMEQWILSNRLHISLWQCVRDQESYVRASALKSVSPMVESRSLWQGLQQHIPTTELVRRVVDIVRNDSEAFPRRAGVDLLSVLFSHVSPVNHGVILTTLQLAVTKDFDWDVQVKALNFWEKFVEQEMKGMLHNTEADGHLPNYAAGLGGIQTGQKRKSPDEACVVQLLEKFQKTGVLTVLLSALQDCDQSVGEKACQILIAMKHTFTASLNQAIIESTKKPKCDQDITVVAETGGNGTNTYVCAPSVETFISMLNDHDLHKKLSVISQSSDEYMRNPMSLLEDILNSLSDDQNEDNIIDCY comes from the exons ATGGAGAAAGCATACCTGGACAAACTTGAGAAGGTGTTATCTCACCTGTCTCATCAGAAGTCTCTACGCCTGGATGACACATGTCTACAGAAACTGTTAGACAACATACGAAATCTCCGTAAGAACACACCTGAAACGAAAA GTAATGATGGCTGCCTCTCAGACATGGACATATTCCAGCGCTTTCTTGATGATGTAGATGTGACACAAGAAGGAGTGGATGAAAGTGTAAAGGTATTTGCAGTCCGCTTGTTTGGGATTATCGGGGAAGATGAGGAGGCTTTTAAACACTTCCTAAGTTCAGGACTCGTGACCAGGTTTTATGGAGGACTGAGCAGCAAACTGATGTGTCAAGACCTTTCTGTTCTAAGTGCTGTGTTTGTTTGTCTAAGAGGCTTGTTAAGCCACAAATTAGGTTTAACCTGGTTCCTTCAGACAGCTAGCg ATTTTTGCCACATTGCATTTGATGTCTTGAAATCTGGAAAGAGCCTGTTCGTAATTTCATCTGCACAGGAATTTATCACAGAGCTGTGGGGCAGAGCAAAGAACTTAGCGTTATCAGAAGAAACTGTCTCAGAATCAAATACAGTACTGAAGCAAATACATCAGGAGCTTTGGACCATGATTGAAGCTCCAGTAAAAGATTCTATAATGATAGCTTCACTTGGGGATGAGTCTAGTGTCTCGCCAGACCAAGGTTGTCTGTCGGCTTTAGAAGTCTTAAAACAGATCTACGAGAGAACGGAAGATGGTTTTCATTTGGAGAGAGAAAAGTTTGATGTCTTGATGAAGTGTCTGTTACACAAGCCATCCAGTGCCATGGTTATTGTAGATATTGTCCAGCAGTG GTATAGCAACACTGAGGGACCAGTTGCTGATGACTTGGAGAAGACCATAATCTCTATTGTACACAGGCTACTGGATGAGAAACGAGTAGACACAGCGCTAACCATggcacaaacattttgtttcag GTTTTCACCAGGTAACAGGGAATGGTTACAAGAGTTGTCTCTTCTGCCTATCCAGGGTGTGATGTGTACACAATTGTCTAACTTCCCTCATGGTCAGGTAGTCCTGTCTCACATGCAGGGAAGGAGATCCTTCACACAGGCCCTCTCCGCTGCCATTACATGTGCTGCTCAGGTTGATGACAAG GCTATGTCTGCAGTCATCTGTGATATTGTGAAGATATTACACAATACTTTAAACAGGTGTTTGTCCAGTCATGCTTTAGTGGTAAAACAGCTTCAGCAGAATACTGTCTTACAGAGGATTGCCTTGGAAACTATCAAGCATTTCATAG ATAGAAGAAGAGCTAgtggaatatttgacttaaattTGGTAACACAGATTAGCAAATGTCTTCTAGAAGTCACAGAAGATTCCCAGACACCTGTTCAG ATACTTATGGTGCTTTTCAGGACCTGGACTTCTTTACTTAACCTGTATTGTGGGCACGAACCAGATGTGAAAGCTCCTGCTGACACAAAAGGGCACAATTTTGCCAGTCACAcgaagggggataactctgatGGCAGTTCTTGCGCTAACAGTGGCTGTGATTCCACAAATGTAACCATGGATAGCGTGTTGGACAGCTTGTCATTTTGTGTGGAGAAGAAGATGTGTGACTTACAATGGGAGATTAGAGACACAGCTGTGGAGTTCCTAACTGGATTGATGAACTCAGAAG GAGGGTGTGGTATGGAGCAATGGATCCTGTCCAACAGGTTACACATCAGCCTGTGGCAGTGTGTGAGGGACCAGGAGAGCTATGTCCGAGCCTCCGCACTGAAGTCTGTCAGCCCCATGGTAGAGTCACGCTCTCTCTGGCAGGGTTTACAGCAGCACATTCCTACA ACCGAGCTTGTGAGGAGGGTGGTGGACATTGTGAGGAATGACTCTGAGGCCTTCCCCCGCAGAGCTGGTGTTGACCTCCTATCTGTGTTATTCAGTCATGTGTCACCGGTCAACCACGGGGTCATACTGACCACATTGCAGCTGGCTGTCACTAAGGACTTTGACTGGGATGTGCAGGTCAAAGCTTTGAATTTCTGGGAGAAATTTGTGGAGCAAGAAATGAAGGGTATGCTGCACAACACGGAGGCTGATGGACATCTGccaaattatgcagcaggtTTAGGAGGCATTCAGACCGGTCAGAAGCGTAAATCTCCAGATGAAGCATGTGTCGTCCAGTTACTAGAGAAATTCCAGAAAACAGGTGTGTTAACTGTACTTCTGTCAGCGCTTCAGGATTGTGACCAGAGCGTTGGTGAAAAGGCCTGTCAGATCCTGATTGCCATGAAACACACTTTCACAGCTTCACTCAATCAGGCCATAATTGAGAGTACAAAGAAACCTAAGTGTGATCAGGACATCACAGTTGTGGCAGAAACCGGAGGAAATGGTACAAACACTTATGTCTGTGCGCCATCAgttgaaacttttatttctaTGTTGAATGATCATGACCTACATAAGAAGCTCTCAGTTATTTCTCAAAGTTCTGATGAGTATATGAGAAATCCCATGTCTTTGTTAGAGGACATTCTTAATTCTCTAAGTGATGACCAAAATGAAGACAATATCATAGACTGTTACTGA